One segment of Rosa chinensis cultivar Old Blush chromosome 6, RchiOBHm-V2, whole genome shotgun sequence DNA contains the following:
- the LOC112169727 gene encoding transcription factor bHLH62, which translates to MENNFFLNAGIPPSLHFEPAQSMPSWRSLSTAMDIQSADRNCSSERSPECFYNPNWDNKSTDPQSVHFESALSSMVSSPVASNSNISNESFVIRELIGKLGSIGNSSNEISATIPANNNSYMGGGNGSTNTSCYSTPLNSPPKLNLPIVDHHLAKEKPPSLGKSMPLNSSVAEFSADPGFAERAAKFSCFGSRSFNGRTTQLGTHTNNSGVAYRSNQLILGNGNKLPRVSSSPSLKALGSQTEQRTPQLPNAREESKSTVASEQQNPIGETGLVPSSSTDMSSRKRKAASKGKAKDPVKVAEASDISDLNAKRCKPNEGNVNNENGSVKAEEDTKGSTSSDEKPGKTGSKPPEPLKDYIHVRARRGQATDSHSLAERVRREKISERMKLLQDLVPGCNKVTGKALMLDEIINYVQSLQRQVEFLSMKLSSVNTNRLDFNMDALMSKEIFQQQISSLPHPIFPSDSSAQAIYGHQQSPAHCTVDPLDSALCQSLGMQLPPLNAFSEAMPQYPGFGEDDLQTIVQMGFGQNPNKETEFHGSNQASHMKIER; encoded by the exons ATGGAGAACAACTTTTTCCTCAACGCCGGAATCCCGCCCTCGCTGCACTTTGAACCGGCACAGTCAATGCCCTCGTGGCGTTCTTTATCAACTGCAATGGACATTCAATCCGCCGACCGGAATTGCTCGTCGGAGCGATCGCCGGAGTGCTTCTACAATCCCAACTGGGACAACAAGTCAACCGACCCCCAGAGCGTCCACTTCGAGTCTGCCCTGAGTTCCATGGTGTCGTCTCCGGTGGCGTCAAACTCCAACATCTCCAATGAGAGCTTTGTCATCAGAGAACTGATAGGGAAGCTCGGCAGCATTGGCAACAGTTCGAACGAGATCTCGGCTACCATTCCGGCTAACAATAATTCTTACATGGGCGGTGGAAATGGGAGCACCAACACTTCATGCTACAGCACTCCTCTGAATTCTCCTCCGAAGCTCAACTTGCCGATTGTGGATCATCATTTGGCGAAAGAGAAGCCACCCAGTTTGGGAAAGTCGATGCCCTTGAACTCCAGCGTGGCCGAGTTCTCGGCTGATCCCGGATTTGCAGAGAGGGCGGCCAAGTTCTCGTGTTTCGGAAGCAGGAGTTTTAATGGCAGAACCACCCAGCTTGGAACGCACACCAACAATTCTGGAGTGGCTTATAGATCTAATCAACTAATATTGGGAAATGGCAATAAACTCCCTCGAGTTTCGAGCAGTCCTTCTCTTAAGGCGCTTGGATCTCAGACGGAGCAGAGGACTCCCCAATTGCCCAATGCTCGAGAAGAGTCCAAATCCACAGTAGCATCTGAGCAACAAAACCCAATTGGGGAGACAGGGCTGGTACCTTCTTCTTCCACTGACATGAGTTCCAGGAAAAGAAAAGCAGCTTCCAAGGGAAAAGCCAAGGACCCAGTAAAG GTGGCTGAAGCTAGTGATATTTCGGATTTGAATGCCAAGCGTTGCAAGCCAAACGAGGGCAATGTGAACAATGAAAACGGCTCTGTTAAAGCAGAGGAAGATACAAAGGGAAGTACTAGTTCCGATGAGAAACCAGGCAAGACTGGTTCGAAGCCACCGGAGCCGCTCAAGGACTATATTCATGTACGAGCAAGAAGGGGTCAAGCCACTGACAGCCATAGTCTAGCTGAAAGG GTCCGAAGAGAGAAGATCAGTGAAAGGATGAAGCTTCTACAAGATCTTGTGCCGGGTTGCAACAAGGTGACCGGAAAAGCACTCATGCTAGACGAGATTATAAATTACGTGCAGTCATTACAGCGCCAAGTTGAG TTTCTCTCCATGAAGTTGTCTTCTGTGAATACCAACAGGCTGGATTTTAACATGGATGCTCTAATGTCAAAAGAG ATATTTCAACAGCAAATTAGTTCTTTGCCACACCCAATATTCCCATCAGATTCCTCGGCACAAGCCATTTATGGTCACCAGCAAAGTCCAGCACATTGCACAGTGGACCCGTTAGATTCTGCATTATGCCAAAGCCTTGGGATGCAATTACCTCCCCTCAATGCTTTTAGTGAAGCTATGCCTCAG TATCCAGGATTTGGTGAAGATGACCTGCAAACCATAGTGCAAATGGGTTTTGGCCAAAACCCAAATAAAGAAACAGAATTTCATG GTTCAAACCAAGCATCCCACATGAAAATTGAGCGCTGA
- the LOC112169725 gene encoding probable xyloglucan glycosyltransferase 6, whose protein sequence is MSPAPNNPEFQEWWNKQRQTNHENGDDSSSHLLTVEISSPGADRTVGKDRTRSARQLSWLWLLKLQQIAASFASVTNSFVGLVRTANRRIASPDSPADSASSRLYRLIKGFLIFVLLLLCVELVAYFKGWHFSPPTVGSAEVIGIVYANWLHVRVNYLAPPLQTFTNVCIVLFLIQSVDRVILVLGCFWIKFRRVKPKAAMEYKTTPSSEEEGGTENVEDYPMVLLQIPMCNEREVYHQSIATVCIQDWPRERMLVQVLDDSDDLDVQLLIKAEVQKWQQRGVPIVYRHRLIRTGYKAGNLKSAMSCDYVKNYEFVAIFDADFQPGPDFLKKTIPYFKGNDDLGLVQTRWSFVNKDENLLTRLQNINLSFHFEVEQQVNGVYINFFGFNGTAGVWRITALEECGGWLERTTVEDMDVAVRAHLCGWKFIYLNDVKCLCELPESYEAYKKQQHRWHSGPMQLFRMCFVDILRSKVSVTKKANLIFLFFLLRKLILPFYSFTLFCIILPLTMFLPEAQIPAWVVCYVPGIMSVLNILPAPRSFPFIVPYLLFENTMSVTKFNAMISGLFQFGSSYEWIVTKKLGRSSEADLVAYEKESDPLLETTTGLHRSASESGLADLTKLETSKKSGKRRRNRLYRKELVIAFILLTASARSLLSAQGIHFYFLLFQGITFLVVGLDLIGEQVS, encoded by the exons atgtcTCCGGCGCCGAACAACCCAGAGTTTCAAGAATGGTGGAACAAGCAGAGACAAACCAACCACGAAAACGGCGACGATTCCTCCAGTCACTTGCTCACCGTCGAGATCAGCAGCCCCGGCGCCGATCGGACCGTCGGCAAAGACCGCACCCGGAGCGCCCGCCAGCTCTCCTGGCTCTGGCTCTTAAAACTCCAACAAATCGCCGCCTCCTTCGCCTCCGTCACCAATTCCTTCGTCGGCCTCGTCCGCACCGCCAACCGCCGCATCGCCTCGCCCGATTCGCCGGCCGACTCCGCCTCGTCGCGGCTCTACCGACTCATCAAGGGGTTCCTGATCTTCGTGCTCTTGCTGCTCTGCGTTGAGCTCGTCGCCTACTTTAAGGGCTGGCATTTCAGTCCGCCGACGGTGGGGTCCGCCGAGGTCATCGGAATCGTATATGCGAATTGGCTCCACGTCAGAGTCAATTACCTGGCGCCGCCGCTGCAGACCTTCACCAACGTCTGCATTGTGCTGTTTCTGATACAGTCGGTGGACCGCGTCATTCTGGTGCTCGGATGCTTCTGGATCAAGTTCCGGCGAGTCAAGCCCAAGGCCGCCATGGAGTACAAAACGACGCCGTCCAGTGAGGAGGAGGGTGGGACTGAGAATGTGGAGGATTATCCCATGGTGTTGTTGCAGATCCCTATGTGCAATGAGAGGGAG GTTTACCATCAATCCATTGCGACGGTTTGTATTCAGGACTGGCCGAGGGAGAGGATGCTTGTGCAGGTTTTGGATGATTCCGATGATTTAGATGTTCAGCTTCTTATCAAGGCTGAAGTACAAAAGTGGCAGCAAAGGGGTGTTCCCATAGTGTATAGACATCGTCTTATACGCACAGGGTATAAGGCAGGGAATCTCAAGTCTGCCATGAGCTGCGATTATGTTAAGAATTATGAGTTTGTGGCCATCTTCGATGCTGATTTTCAGCCAGGACCGGACTTCTTGAAGAAGACCATTCCTTATTTCAAG GGGAATGATGATCTAGGATTGGTCCAGACAAGGTGGTCTTTTGTAAACAAGGATGAAAACTTGCTTACCAGACTGCAGAATATAAACTTATCGTTCCACTTTGAGGTTGAACAACAAGTCAATGGTGTGTATATCAACTTCTTTGGTTTTAACGGTACAGCTGGTGTCTGGAGGATTACGGCCCTTGAGGAATGTGGTGGCTGGCTGGAAAGAACTACTGTTGAGGACATGGATGTCGCAGTTCGTGCTCATCTTTGTGGATGGAAGTTCATATATTTGAATGATGTCAAG TGCCTTTGTGAACTTCCGGAGTCCTATGAGGCATACAAGAAACAGCAACATCGCTGGCATTCTGGTCCAATGCAGTTATTCCGCATGTGCTTCGTTGACATACTCCGCTCAAAG GTGAGTGTGACCAAGAAGGCAAATTTGATATTTCTCTTTTTCCTCCTTCGGAAGCTTATACTGCCGTTTTATTCATTCACTCTATTTTGTATCATTCTTCCACTGACCATGTTCCTGCCAGAAGCTCAAATACCAGCATGGGTGGTTTGTTATGTTCCTGGAATTATGTCCGTCTTGAATATCCTTCCCGCACCGCGTTCATTCCCCTTTATCGTCCCTTACCTTCTCTTTGAGAATACCATGTCTGTCACCAAATTCAATGCCATGATATCAGGCTTGTTTCAGTTTGGAAGTTCATATGAGTGGATAGTTACAAAGAAATTAGGAAGATCATCAGAAGCAGATTTAGTTGCTTATGAAAAGGAGTCTGACCCTCTATTGGAAACTACTACCGGTCTTCATAGATCGGCCTCAGAATCAGGGCTTGCTGATCTGACTAAACTAGAGACATCTAAGAAAAGTGGCAAAAGGAGAAGAAACCGTTTATATAGGAAGGAACTTGTAATAGCCTTTATATTGTTGACAGCTTCGGCAAGAAGCTTGCTGTCTGCCCAAGGAATTCACTTTTACTTCCTACTATTTCAAGGGATCACCTTTCTAGTTGTTGGTCTCGATTTGATTGGAGAACAGGTTAGTTAA
- the LOC112169728 gene encoding 40S ribosomal protein S8 — translation MGISRDSMHKRRATGGKKKAWRKKRKYELGRQPANTKISSNKTVRRIRVRGGNVKWRALRLDTGNFSWGSEAVTRKTRILDVVYNASNNELVRTQTLVKSAIVQVDAAPFRQWYLQHYNVDIGRKKKTAAKKDANDAATEEADGTTEETKKSSNLLRKLEKRQKDRTLDSHIEEQFSGGRLLACISSRPGQCGRSDGYILEGKELEFYMKKLQRKKGKAAGAAA, via the exons ATGG GTATTTCCAGGGACTCTATGCACAAGAGGCGCGCCACTGGTGGCAAGAAGAAAGCTTGGAGGAAGAAGCGAAA GTATGAGCTTGGTCGTCAGCCGGCAAATACCAAGATCTCAAGCAACAAAACTGTAAGGAGAATTCGTGTTAGAGGTGGCAATGTGAAGTGGAGGGCCCTGAGATTGGATACTGGGAACTTTTCTTGGGGTAGTGAGGCTGTTACGCGCAAGACTCGTATTCTTGATGTCGTTTACAATGCCTCAAACAACGAACTTGTTAGGACACAGACTCTTGTGAAGAGTGCAATTGTTCAGGTGGATGCTGCTCCTTTTAGGCAATGGTATCTACAGCACTACAATGTTGATATCGGGAGGAAGAAAAAGACAGCTGCAAAAAAGGATGCCAATGATGCTGCTACAGAG GAGGCAGATGGCACCAcagaagaaaccaaaaagagCAGCAATCTCCTGAGGAAGCTTGAGAAGCGCCAGAAAGATCGTACTCTTGATTCCCACATCGAAGAGCAGTTTAGTGGTGGTAGGTTGTTGGCTTGCATTTCTTCCCGCCCAGGCCAATGTGGAAGATCTGATGG GTACATTTTGGAGGGGAAAGAATTAGAGTTTTACATGAAGAAACTCCAGAGGAAGAAGGGAAAGGCAGCTGGTGCTGCTGCATAA
- the LOC112172225 gene encoding peptidyl-prolyl cis-trans isomerase FKBP62 encodes MDDDFDMAAPGGEMMDDFDLPDEGPVLKVGEEKEIGKQGLKKKLLKEGEGWETPKSGDEVEVHYTGTLLDGTQFDSSRDRGTPFKFTLGQGQVIKGWDEGIKTMKKGENALFTIPPDMAYGASGSAPTIPPNATLQFDVELLSWTSVNDITKDGGIIKKVLKEGEKWENPKDLDEVIVKFEAQLEDKTLVAKSDTVEFTVKEGYFCPALAKAVKTMKKSEKVLLTVKPQYGFGDKGKPASGDEGAVPPNATLHITLELVSWRTVSELTDDKKVVKKILKEGEGYERPNEGAVVTVKLIGKLQDGKEFLKKGHGEGEEPFEFKTDEEQVIEGLDRAVVTMKKGEIAHVIIAPEYGFGSSESQQELAVVPPNSTLYYEVELVSFVKDKESWDMNTPEKIEAAGKKKEEGNAFFKAGKYAKASKRYEKAVKYIEYDSAFADEEKKQAKVLKVACNLNDAACKLKLKEYKQAEKLCTKVLELEGKNVKALYRRAQAYIQLADLDLAELDIKKALEIDPNNRDVKLEYKTLKEKMKELNKKEAKFYGNMFAKLTKNSNKDAEPMSVDS; translated from the exons ATGGACGACGACTTCGACATGGCAGCGCCCGGCGGCGAGATGATGGACGACTTTGACCTCCCCGACGAGGGCCCCGTTCTCAAGGTCGGCGAGGAGAAGGAGATCGGAAAGCAGGGCTTGAAGAAGAAGCTCCTCAAGGAAGGTGAAGGCTGGGAAACGCCCAAGAGCGGCGACGAGGTTGAAG TACACTACACTGGGACTTTGCTGGACGGGACTCAGTTCGATTCGAGCCGCGATCGGGGGACGCCGTTCAAGTTCACTCTCGGTCAAG GACAAGTGATTAAAGGATGGGATGAAGGTATTAAAACAATGAAGAAAGGTGAGAATGCCCTTTTCACCATTCCTCCTGATATGGCTTATGGTGCGTCTGGATCTGCCCCAACCATCCCTCCAAATGCAACGTTGCAGTTCGATGTTGAATTGCTATCGTGGACCAGTGTAAACGACATAACCAAGGATGGTGGAATTATTAAGAAGGTTTTGAAAGAGGGAGAAAAATGGGAGAACCCAAAAGACCTTGATGAAGTTATAG TTAAATTTGAGGCCCAGCTCGAAGATAAAACACTTGTAGCAAAATCTGACACCGTGGAATTCACTGTCAAAGAGG GTTACTTCTGTCCTGCATTGGCAAAGGCTGTTAAAACAATGAAGAAGAGCGAAAAAGTATTGTTAACGGTGAAACCACAAT ATGGATTTGGGGACAAGGGTAAGCCTGCATCTGGTGATGAGGGTGCTGTTCCTCCAAATGCAACTCTTCATATTACTCTAGAGTTGGTATCGTGGAGAACAGTCTCAGAACTGACAGATGACAAGAAAGTTGTTAAGAAGATCCTAAAAGAAGGGGAAGGGTATGAGCGTCCAAATGAAGGAGCTGTTGTTACAG TGAAATTGATTGGAAAGTTGCAAGATGGTAAggaatttttaaagaaaggTCATGGTGAAGGAGAAGAACCATTTGAGTTCAAGACAGATGAGG AGCAAGTCATTGAGGGGCTTGATAGAGCTGTAGTGACAATGAAGAAGGGTGAGATAGCTCATGTGATTATAGCCCCTGAGTATGGATTTGGCTCGTCAGAGTCCCAGCAGGAGTTGGCAGTGGTGCCTCCTAATTCCACCCTCTATTATGAGGTCGAGCTTGTATCTTTTGTCAAG GACAAGGAATCATGGGACATGAATACTCCGGAGAAAATTGAGGCTGCTGgtaagaagaaggaagaagggaaTGCTTTCTTTAAGGCTGGTAAATATGCAAAAGCTTCCAAGAGATATGAGAAG GCTGTGAAGTACATTGAGTATGATTCGGCTTTTGCTGATGAGGAGAAAAAACAGGCTAAGGTGTTGAAGGTTGCTTGCAATCTCAATGATGCTGCTTGCAAATTGAAGCTGAAAGAGTACAAACAGGCTGAAAAGCTGTGTACCAAG GTGTTGGAGCTTGAGGGTAAGAATGTAAAGGCCCTGTACAGAAGAGCTCAGGCATATATCCAGCTGGCTGATTTGGATTTGGCTGAGCTTGACATCAAGAAAGCTCTTGAAATAGACCCTAACAACAG GGATGTGAAGCTGGAGTACAAAACTTTGAAGGAGAAGATGAAAGAACTCAATAAAAAGGAGGCAAAGTTCTATGGCAACATGTTTGCTAAACTGACTAAAAATTCCAAT AAGGATGCTGAACCAATGAGCGTAGACAGCTAG
- the LOC112172226 gene encoding peptidyl-prolyl cis-trans isomerase FKBP15-1, whose product MRMKAATILLILPLLSALAFAGKVADVKTLQIGVKYKPETCELKARKGDKVRVHYRGKLTDGTVFDSSFERGDPISFDLGVGQVIKGWDQGIAGMCVGEKRKLKIPSHMGYGDQGSPPTIPGGATLIFDTELVEILGRDSKNDGEL is encoded by the exons ATGAGGATGAAGGCCGCTACCATACTCTTGATTCTGCCTCTTCTTTCGGCCTTGG CTTTTGCCGGGAAGGTCGCCGATGTCAAAACCTTGCAGATTGGTGTCAAG TACAAGCCAGAAACTTGTGAACTTAAGGCTCGCAAAGGTGATAAAGTCAGGGTACACTACCGG GGAAAACTCACAGATGGAACTGTCTTTGATTCTAGTTTTGAAAGGGGTGATCCAATCTCTTTTGATCTTGGGGTTGGTCAAGTTATAAAAG GATGGGACCAAGGAATTGCGGGAATGTGCGTAGGCGAGAAGCGCAAGTTGAAAATACCTTCACATATGGGCTATGGGGATCAGGGTTCTCCACCAACTATTCCAG GTGGTGCCACACTGATATTCGACACTGAGCTCGTTGAAATTTTGGGGAGAGATTCAAAGAACGACGGAGAGCTGTAG